A region of Candidatus Leptovillus gracilis DNA encodes the following proteins:
- the rlmB gene encoding 23S rRNA (guanosine(2251)-2'-O)-methyltransferase RlmB has translation MTELLTRRNTVLEALHGRRREIVRLWLQTGLDRKFTQPIYDAAKMRGIPIQTADKARLSQLAQDGSHQGVVLEVGPYLYADVDEMLTLAAERGEKPFLLLLDLLHGPQNIGALLRTAEICGVHGIILQDRRAPDITPAVAEYAVGATEHLFIAQVVNLVHTMKQLQAKGVWLVGLDLAEDAQRLGDVDLNLPIGLVVGHEGQGLRRLVGETCDIILQLPMRGHVASLNAAVAGSIALYAAWAARGYEGS, from the coding sequence ATGACCGAACTCCTCACCCGCCGTAACACAGTATTAGAGGCTCTGCACGGCCGTCGGCGGGAAATCGTCCGGCTGTGGCTGCAAACCGGGCTGGACCGCAAATTCACCCAACCCATTTACGACGCCGCCAAGATGCGCGGCATCCCCATCCAGACGGCCGATAAAGCCAGACTCAGCCAGCTTGCCCAGGATGGCAGCCACCAGGGGGTGGTGCTGGAAGTTGGCCCTTACCTTTACGCCGACGTGGACGAGATGCTGACCCTGGCCGCCGAACGCGGCGAAAAGCCTTTCCTGCTGCTGTTAGATTTATTACATGGGCCACAAAACATCGGCGCGCTGCTGCGCACGGCCGAAATCTGCGGCGTGCATGGCATTATCTTGCAAGACCGGCGCGCCCCAGACATCACCCCGGCGGTAGCCGAATACGCCGTCGGCGCGACGGAACATCTGTTCATCGCCCAGGTGGTCAACCTGGTCCATACCATGAAGCAGCTACAGGCCAAAGGGGTCTGGCTGGTGGGTCTGGACCTGGCCGAAGACGCCCAACGCCTGGGCGACGTGGACCTGAACCTGCCAATTGGCCTGGTGGTCGGCCACGAAGGTCAGGGCTTACGCCGCCTGGTCGGCGAAACGTGCGACATTATTTTGCAGCTTCCCATGCGCGGCCACGTGGCTTCGCTCAACGCGGCCGTGGCCGGTTCCATCGCCCTCTACGCCGCCTGGGCCGCCCGCGGCTACGAAGGCAGCTAG
- a CDS encoding ADP-ribosylglycohydrolase family protein, translating into MTTAEERFAGCLLGLACGDAVGTTVEFKPRGSFPPVTDMVGGGPFGLPVGAWTDDTSMALCLGYSLVETGGFDAADQMKRYCDWHDHGYMSSTGRCFDIGNATAAALWRYQRSSDPYSGSTDPHSAGNGSIMRLAPVVMAYTPDEAQVLHYAGESSKTTHSAAECVDACCLFGGMLHAALQGGSKADILAYQGYTPITPNIQAIAQGAYRGKSLAQIKGSGYVVDSLAAALWCFATTDSYETAVLQAVNLGDDADTTAAVCGQIAGAFYGRAAIPASWRSRLIMGAEIEQLALRLQSRHRDLNNSHV; encoded by the coding sequence ATGACGACCGCCGAAGAACGATTTGCCGGCTGCCTGCTGGGGTTGGCCTGCGGCGACGCCGTCGGTACGACGGTGGAATTTAAGCCGCGCGGCTCCTTCCCCCCGGTCACAGACATGGTTGGCGGCGGGCCATTTGGCCTGCCGGTTGGGGCCTGGACCGATGATACCTCAATGGCTCTCTGTCTGGGTTACAGTCTGGTGGAAACCGGCGGGTTCGACGCCGCCGACCAGATGAAGCGCTACTGCGACTGGCATGATCACGGGTACATGAGCAGCACCGGCCGCTGCTTCGACATTGGCAATGCTACGGCCGCTGCCTTGTGGCGTTACCAGCGCAGCAGCGACCCGTACAGCGGTTCGACCGACCCGCATTCGGCCGGCAATGGCTCCATCATGCGGCTGGCGCCGGTGGTGATGGCTTACACGCCGGACGAGGCGCAGGTCCTCCATTACGCCGGGGAAAGCTCTAAAACCACCCACAGCGCCGCCGAATGTGTGGATGCCTGCTGCTTGTTTGGCGGGATGCTGCACGCGGCTTTGCAAGGCGGCAGTAAGGCAGATATTTTGGCCTACCAGGGCTATACGCCGATAACGCCCAACATCCAGGCCATCGCCCAGGGCGCGTATCGGGGCAAATCGCTGGCGCAAATCAAAGGGTCTGGCTACGTGGTGGATTCGTTGGCGGCGGCGTTGTGGTGTTTTGCGACCACCGACAGCTATGAAACGGCCGTTCTCCAGGCGGTGAATCTGGGCGACGACGCCGACACGACAGCGGCGGTGTGTGGGCAAATTGCCGGGGCGTTTTACGGCCGTGCCGCCATCCCCGCGTCCTGGCGCAGCCGCCTGATCATGGGCGCGGAAATTGAGCAGTTGGCCCTTCGGCTGCAATCCCGACACCGTGATTTAAATAATTCACACGTTTAG
- a CDS encoding metal ABC transporter ATP-binding protein — protein MAELVRQMTHRGVAHEQDKPTLEMKGVTVAYAAGVNGVTTQRGVDYALENVSFRVEAGERIAVVGPNGAGKSTLFKLIVGTLKPGQGEVNIFGHGPDGHICIAYVPQRSQIDWSFPVTVEDVVMMGRVGQIGFFRWPRRQDWAVARRSLERVGATHLAHKQIGELSGGQQQRVFIARALAQEAELLLLDEPLTGLDSPSQEAIFEILDGLRPDGVTVLVATHDLNLAAERFDRVMLLNRRIVALGRATAVLTTDHLLAAYGGHMTVLNDGDLLLADTCCDHDG, from the coding sequence ATGGCTGAATTAGTCCGACAAATGACCCATCGTGGCGTGGCCCACGAGCAAGACAAACCGACCCTGGAAATGAAGGGCGTCACGGTGGCCTATGCGGCCGGCGTCAATGGCGTCACGACGCAGCGCGGCGTGGATTACGCCCTGGAAAACGTTTCATTCCGGGTGGAAGCCGGTGAGCGCATTGCCGTGGTGGGTCCAAATGGCGCCGGCAAAAGCACACTGTTTAAGCTGATTGTGGGAACCTTGAAGCCCGGTCAGGGCGAGGTAAACATCTTTGGGCATGGGCCGGATGGTCATATTTGCATCGCCTACGTGCCCCAACGCAGCCAGATTGATTGGTCTTTCCCGGTGACGGTGGAAGACGTGGTGATGATGGGGCGGGTGGGGCAAATTGGCTTCTTCCGCTGGCCGCGCCGCCAGGATTGGGCGGTGGCACGGCGCAGTCTGGAGCGGGTGGGGGCCACCCATCTGGCCCATAAGCAGATTGGCGAATTGTCTGGCGGGCAGCAGCAGCGGGTGTTCATTGCCCGCGCGCTGGCGCAAGAGGCAGAACTGCTGCTGTTGGACGAGCCGCTGACTGGCCTGGATTCGCCCAGCCAGGAAGCGATCTTTGAGATTTTAGACGGGCTGCGGCCTGACGGGGTGACGGTGCTGGTGGCGACCCATGATCTGAATCTGGCGGCCGAGCGGTTTGACCGGGTGATGCTGTTGAACCGGCGGATTGTGGCGTTGGGCAGGGCAACGGCCGTTCTCACCACCGATCACCTCCTGGCAGCCTATGGCGGCCACATGACCGTCCTCAACGACGGCGACCTGCTCCTGGCCGACACCTGCTGCGATCATGACGGATAG
- a CDS encoding methyltransferase domain-containing protein, whose product MYDKIAHYYDLTHDQLTEDVAFILALAQEGGGPVLELGCGSGRLLRPLARAGFRVTGVDNSAAMLDRARVRFAGEDTAVQQRLSLIPGDMTALSLPHQTRFALVIIPYNTLLHLDSDQAAAALRGIRPVLGANGRLFIDLINPLAVANTPNDATLSLEAVFTDPANGYTVLQLAANRLDDGAQTLHITWIYDASPPDGGPVHRTIAQATYHYLYPHQLELLLREAGFRLRSLTGGYNGEPFNEESERLLIVAEQA is encoded by the coding sequence ATGTACGACAAAATTGCCCATTACTACGATTTAACCCATGATCAATTGACCGAAGATGTCGCTTTTATACTGGCGCTGGCGCAAGAAGGCGGCGGGCCAGTATTGGAATTGGGCTGCGGCAGCGGACGGCTGCTGCGGCCGCTGGCGCGGGCCGGGTTCCGCGTCACTGGCGTAGACAATTCTGCGGCGATGTTGGACCGGGCGCGGGTCAGGTTTGCCGGCGAGGATACGGCCGTTCAGCAGCGCCTCAGCCTCATCCCCGGCGACATGACCGCCCTGTCCCTACCCCACCAGACCCGCTTTGCCCTGGTCATCATCCCGTACAACACCCTGCTGCACCTGGATTCTGACCAGGCGGCGGCGGCGCTGCGGGGGATACGGCCGGTGTTGGGGGCAAACGGCCGTCTCTTCATAGACCTCATCAACCCCCTGGCCGTCGCCAACACGCCCAACGACGCCACACTGAGCCTGGAAGCCGTCTTCACCGACCCAGCCAACGGGTACACCGTGCTGCAACTGGCCGCCAACCGGTTGGACGATGGCGCGCAAACGCTGCACATCACCTGGATTTACGATGCCTCGCCGCCCGACGGCGGCCCCGTCCACCGTACCATCGCCCAGGCCACTTACCATTACCTCTATCCCCACCAGCTAGAACTGCTGCTGCGCGAAGCCGGTTTTCGCCTGCGCAGCCTGACAGGCGGCTACAATGGCGAGCCGTTCAACGAAGAGAGCGAGCGACTGCTGATTGTGGCCGAGCAGGCGTGA
- a CDS encoding FAD-binding oxidoreductase has product MHNRSNSHIFDYIVIGKGLMGAAAVRYLSQLTPNVAVVGPDEPAEWANYPGDWASPPGVFASPPGVFASPPGVFASHYDQGRITRRLSDDAVWSALAQRAIGQYAYLEKASGLSFYWPVGGLYVAPHGSDAAYLTAVAAIGQRFSLDFTLYATPAELKQADARLHFPTHCHGLLEPPPAGYINPRGLLRAQLTIAAQQGARVVAETVTAVTHHPHAVAITTDVGRVLWAHKVLIAAGAFANCYDLLPQKLDLRVKSETILLARLPEAEAARLRGLPTVLYQIESPHLDGIYLLPPIEYPDGRIYLKMGCNTAADRWLPDLEAMRDWMIGGDSDVMLEPMRAALQSMIPGLEAEAYHTHRCLVAYTAHGKPYVDQLTERVYVATGGNGTSAKCSDTLGWLAANLMQTGGWSLTFDRALFEARFA; this is encoded by the coding sequence ATGCACAACCGGTCCAACTCCCATATTTTTGATTACATCGTCATCGGCAAAGGGCTGATGGGCGCGGCGGCGGTGCGCTACCTCAGCCAGCTTACCCCCAACGTGGCTGTCGTCGGTCCCGACGAACCAGCCGAGTGGGCCAACTATCCAGGCGATTGGGCCAGCCCTCCTGGCGTCTTCGCCAGCCCTCCTGGCGTCTTCGCCAGCCCTCCTGGCGTCTTCGCCAGCCATTATGACCAGGGGCGCATCACCCGCCGCCTGAGCGATGACGCCGTCTGGTCGGCGCTGGCGCAGCGGGCCATTGGGCAGTATGCCTACCTGGAAAAAGCCAGCGGCCTATCGTTTTACTGGCCGGTAGGCGGGCTGTATGTCGCGCCGCACGGGTCCGACGCGGCCTACCTGACGGCCGTAGCCGCCATCGGCCAACGCTTTAGCCTGGATTTCACCCTCTATGCCACGCCAGCGGAATTAAAACAGGCGGATGCGCGGCTGCACTTTCCGACCCATTGTCATGGATTGTTGGAGCCGCCGCCGGCCGGTTACATTAACCCACGCGGGCTGCTGCGGGCGCAGTTGACCATCGCCGCACAGCAGGGGGCGCGGGTGGTGGCCGAGACGGTGACGGCCGTTACCCACCATCCCCACGCCGTCGCCATCACCACCGACGTTGGGCGCGTGCTGTGGGCGCATAAAGTACTCATTGCCGCCGGGGCTTTTGCCAACTGCTACGATCTGCTGCCGCAAAAGCTGGACTTGCGCGTGAAAAGCGAGACGATTTTGCTGGCGCGGCTGCCGGAAGCGGAGGCGGCGCGGCTGCGTGGCCTGCCCACAGTGCTGTACCAGATTGAATCGCCGCACCTGGACGGCATTTATTTGCTGCCGCCCATTGAATACCCAGACGGCCGTATCTACCTGAAAATGGGCTGTAACACAGCCGCCGACCGCTGGCTGCCCGATCTGGAGGCGATGCGCGACTGGATGATTGGCGGCGACAGCGACGTGATGCTGGAACCGATGCGCGCCGCGCTGCAAAGCATGATCCCTGGCCTGGAAGCCGAGGCATACCACACGCACCGCTGCCTGGTGGCCTATACCGCGCATGGCAAGCCCTACGTGGACCAGTTGACGGAGCGCGTCTACGTGGCGACGGGCGGTAATGGAACCTCGGCCAAATGCTCAGACACATTGGGCTGGCTGGCGGCCAATCTGATGCAAACCGGCGGCTGGTCGCTGACGTTTGACCGGGCGCTGTTTGAGGCGCGTTTTGCCTGA
- a CDS encoding metal ABC transporter permease has product MNWLLEPLQFSFIVRALVAAVIVGVVCSVLGTYVVLRGMAFFGDALAHTILPGVVIAFLLGWPLAVGALIFGVLTALGIGALTDRGLLKEDTAIGVVFAGLFALGVALLSASGNYTLDLAHFLFGNLLGVTVADLWTTAVLGAIVLLTIFLFYKEFLVISFDTILAVTLRLPTNFLRYLLLILIAVTIVVALQVVGIALMLAMFVTPAAAASLLTRRLPTMMGVSAFIGAFSGVAGLYASYYLNIASGPAVVLVATFIFILVFLFAPQRGVLRHAG; this is encoded by the coding sequence ATGAACTGGCTCCTCGAACCCCTACAATTTAGTTTTATCGTCCGCGCCCTGGTGGCTGCGGTTATCGTCGGCGTGGTTTGCTCGGTGCTGGGCACATATGTGGTGCTGCGTGGCATGGCCTTTTTTGGCGATGCGCTGGCGCATACCATTTTGCCCGGCGTGGTCATCGCCTTTTTGCTGGGCTGGCCGCTGGCGGTTGGCGCGCTGATTTTTGGCGTGTTGACAGCTTTGGGCATTGGCGCTTTGACGGATCGCGGCCTGCTAAAAGAGGATACGGCCATCGGCGTGGTGTTTGCCGGGCTTTTTGCTCTGGGCGTGGCCTTGTTGTCGGCGTCGGGTAATTACACCCTGGACCTGGCGCACTTTTTGTTTGGCAATTTGCTGGGGGTGACGGTGGCGGATTTGTGGACAACGGCCGTTCTCGGGGCCATCGTCTTGCTGACAATCTTCCTGTTCTATAAAGAATTTCTGGTCATCTCCTTCGATACAATTTTGGCCGTCACCTTACGCCTGCCGACGAACTTTTTGCGTTACCTGCTGCTCATCCTGATTGCCGTGACCATTGTCGTGGCGTTGCAGGTGGTGGGCATCGCCCTGATGCTGGCGATGTTTGTCACCCCGGCGGCGGCGGCTTCGCTGCTCACCCGGCGACTGCCGACGATGATGGGCGTATCGGCGTTCATCGGCGCGTTTTCTGGCGTGGCTGGTTTGTATGCCTCGTATTATCTGAACATCGCCTCTGGCCCGGCCGTGGTGCTGGTGGCGACCTTCATCTTTATCCTCGTGTTTCTCTTCGCCCCCCAGCGCGGTGTGCTGCGCCACGCCGGGTAA